The following proteins come from a genomic window of Vanessa tameamea isolate UH-Manoa-2023 chromosome 6, ilVanTame1 primary haplotype, whole genome shotgun sequence:
- the LOC113393523 gene encoding esterase E4-like: protein MSDIMMSHWKLFSIIVVCLQISVVLSSKQHNDPIVTVKEGKVKGSLGYLVDGSPYYSFKGIPYASPPVGNLRFKAPLPPRPWKGIRDAIDFGPICKQFNITYQGDEDCLFINVYTKSLNKGAKLPVMVFIYGGSFTQGSGNFFLPDFLLQHDVILVTFNYRLEVLGFLSLETPDVPGNAAMKDQVAALRWVQNNIAQFGGDSNSVTLFGESAGASCVSLHLLSPMSRGLFHKAIAQSGTYDLVQAVGAKERAFRAGKILGIETNDVLVLLDYFRSLNANALTNLTAATFTPDEIYRGLPAKFLPVVEKTFPKVEAFLNEVPEKLLLEGKVNRVPLMIGYNSGEGLVIVKYHVTRLDVYNKEPSFYVPREIVEKITKKQLIDFGDRIKRFYVGNRNITENDLNTICDMQTDINFAYNTHRFAHLYTELCESTYMYRFNFDTDLNVLKIALGLTNLKGASHGDELFYIFYNYLNERAYQSQEKLKNIVYKVTKLWTDFAKTGRPTLDNHLGAIWEPYTIEGKEFFNIEEPFSLGHYADKQRMQFWDELYTEAGLLHISGK from the exons ATGTCCGACATAATGATGTCACATTGGAAACTTTTTAGTATTATCGTAGTTTGTTTACAAATATCTGTGGTATTGTCTTCAAAACAACAC AATGACCCAATAGTAACGGTAAAAGAAGGCAAAGTAAAAGGTTCATTGGGGTACCTGGTAGATGGATCCCCGTACTATAGTTTCAAAGGAATACCTTACGCATCTCCGCCGGTGGGAAATCTTAGATttaag GCACCCTTGCCGCCTCGACCATGGAAAGGTATACGCGATGCAATAGATTTTGGTCCTATATGCAAAcagtttaatataacataccAAGGCGATGAagattgtttgtttattaacgTTTATACGAAATCTTTAAACAAAGGGGCTAAGTTACCAGTTATGGTATTTATCTACGGAGGCTCATTCACCCAAGGCTCGggaaacttttttttaccaGACTTTCTTTTGCAGCACGATGTTATATTGGTAACGTTTAACTACAGATTAGAAGTATTGGGTTTTTTATCGCTTGAAACGCCAGATGTACCTGGAAATGCAGCAATGAAAGATCAGGTAGCTGCTCTTCGTTGGGTTCAGAATAACATAGCTCAATTCGGAGGTGATTCAAATAGCGTCACGTTATTTGGCGAAAGTGCAGGTGCATCGTGTGTCTCTTTGCACCTGTTGTCTCCAATGTCAAGAGGATTGTTTCATAAGGCCATAGCCCAAAGTGGAACATACGACTTAGTTCAAGCGGTAGGTGCGAAAGAAAGAGCCTTTCGTGCTGGAAAAATTCTTGGAATTGAAACAAATGATGTTCTAGTTCTACTCGACTACTTCCGAAGTCTTAATGCAAATGCTCTTACTAATTTAACTGCAGCAACATTTACTCCCGATGAAATATATAGAGGATTACCGGCAAAATTTTTACCAGTCGTTGAAAAAACCTTTCCTAAAGTAGAAGCGTTTCTTAACGAGGTACCAGAAAAGCTTCTTCTTGAAGGTAAAGTGAATAGAGTACCACTAATGATTGGATATAATTCAGGAGAAGGATTAGTGATTGTTAAATATCATGTTACTAGGTTAGATGTTTATAACAAGGAACCGTCGTTCTATGTGCCTAGAGAAATAgttgaaaaaattacaaaaaaacagtTGATAGATTTTGGCGACAGAATCAAAAGGTTCTATGTtggaaatagaaatataactgagaatgatttaaatacaatatgtgACATGCAAACGGATATCAATTTCGCGTATAATACTCATAGATTTGCACATTTGTATACGGAGTTGTGTGAATCCACGTATATGTACAGATTTAATTTTGACACTGATCTAAATGTTCTGAAAATTGCTTTAGGACTGACCAATTTGAAAGGCGCTAGTCATGGTGATGAACTtttctacatattttataattacttaaatgaaaGAGCTTATCAAAGTCAAGAGAAACTGAAAAACATCGTGTATAAAGTAACGAAATTATGGACAGATTTCGCTAAAACTGg TCGTCCAACTTTGGATAACCACCTTGGAGCTATCTGGGAACCTTATACAATTGAAGGAAAAGAGTTCTTCAATATTGAAGAGCCCTTTTCATTGGGACACTATGCAGATAAACAAAGGATGCAATTTTGGGATGAACTTTACACTGAGGCTGGCCTTCTACATATATctggaaaataa
- the LOC113393525 gene encoding retinol dehydrogenase 11-like — translation MFILIMLLCVFIIICLIISNYQKKRNAMCQSKKQLNGRTTIVTGGTCGIGLQIALDFARRGAKVIIACPFNDEGIEAQNRIIEKTGNRNVIFKLLDLGSLNSVRQFAKDILKTEDRLDILMNNAGVGIIGDFSTDDGMSFIMQVNYYGHFLLSILLLPLLIKTGKESEKSRIVNMTSMCRYISSFDVDNYDKVNYWFKIRIYSNSKLCFVLFSRELTKRLAGYNVVVNSADPGLVGTKIYNSYNVLIGCILRHFLNIFFKNSREGAQTAIHIALDEKCGLQSGKIYENCELVNNKIFDNIDYASDKLWERSIKLVKLENHELEFSK, via the coding sequence atgtttattttaataatgttattgtgtgtatttatcataatatgtttaataataagtaattatcaGAAGAAACGTAATGCAATGTGTCAATCAAAAAAGCAACTGAATGGACGTACAACAATAGTCACGGGCGGGACTTGTGGAATTGGATTACAAATAGCCCTTGATTTTGCTAGAAGGGGCGCCAAAGTCATTATCGCCTGTCCCTTTAATGACGAAGGTATTGAAGCTCAAAACCGAATCATAGAAAAAACAGGTAACCGAAATGTGATTTTCAAACTTCTAGACTTGGGGTCCTTGAATTCTGTTCGTCAATTcgctaaagatatattaaaaacagaagACAGATTggatatattaatgaataatgcAGGTGTCGGCATCATAGGAGATTTTTCAACCGATGATGGTATGAGTTTTATAATGCAGGTCAACTATTATGGGCATTTTCTTCTATCTATTCTCCTCCTTCCACTGCTGATAAAAACTGGCAAGGAATCCGAAAAAAGCAGGATAGTAAATATGACTTCGATGTGTCGTTACATTAGTTCGTTCGACGTGGATAATTACGATAAAGTTAACTACtggtttaaaattagaatatattcgAATAGTAAAttgtgttttgtattattttcaagagAGTTGACTAAAAGGCTTGCCGGGTATAATGTTGTCGTGAACAGTGCAGACCCAGGACTTGTTGGCACGAAAATATACAATAGCTACAATGTGCTTATTGGTTGTATCTtgagacattttttaaatatatttttcaaaaattctcGGGAAGGTGCACAGACGGCTATTCATATAGCATTGGATGAGAAGTGTGGACTGCAGAGtggaaaaatatatgaaaattgtgaacttgttaataataaaatttttgataacATTGATTACGCTTCTGATAAATTATGGGAAAGATCGATCAAGCTTGTTAAATTAGAAAATCATGAAttagaattttcaaaataa
- the LOC113393524 gene encoding esterase FE4-like codes for MFSSNNIIVCAILYYLQINVALALTHVNNDPIVRVNEGKLKGSVEKLVDGSSCFSFKGIPYAAPPVGNLRFKAPLAPKPWKGVRDAKRFGSICAQFNTTFQGDEDCLFLNVYTKSLDKNAKIPVMVYIHGGSYYEGSGDFFTPDFLLQHDVILVTINYRLELLGFLSLEIPEAPGNAGMKDQVAALRWIQNNIVKFGGDKGSITIFGESSGASSVTYHLLSPMSEGLFHKVIAQSGVAINDWAIGKDSKARAFRAGKILGKDTNDVQELLTFFRGLNASSLTNLTFATLTPDEMYRGLPEQFIPVTEKKFPNVKAFIDEDPVKILAQKRFKPVPLMLGYNSGEGLVLVKDHITKLDVYNKEPSFYVPRELAERVSREKLIDFGDRIKKFYVGDRNITEKDLNIITDMQTDMHFAYSTHRFAHLYTYTCGVSYMYRFNYETDLNIIKIALGLRDLKGVSHADELFYMFYNYLNEKLYKNQKNLREIVFKVTKLWTDFAKTGQPTPNNDLGVTWQPYTRDGREYLNIGEPMTVGRFADKERMELWNQIYKESGVPHLE; via the exons ATGTttagttcaaataatattatagtttgtgCTATATTGtattacttacaaataaatgttgCGCTCGCGTTAACACATGTAAAT aatgaTCCCATAGTAAGAGTAAATGAAGGAAAACTAAAAGGTTCTGTGGAAAAACTAGTTGATGGATCGTCTTGCTTTAGTTTTAAAGGAATACCATATGCAGCGCCGCCTGTTGGAAATCTTAGGTTTAAG gCTCCTTTGGCACCGAAACCATGGAAAGGCGTTCGTGATGCGAAACGATTTGGTTCTATTTGCGCACAATTTAACACGACATTCCAAGGGGACGAAGACTGCTTATTCTTAAATGTGTATACAAAGTCACTAGACAAAAATGCTAAAATACCGGTCATGGTATACATTCATGGCGGGTCTTATTATGAGGGCTCTGGTGACTTTTTTACGCCAGATTTTCTCTTGCAGCACGATGTTATCTTAGTGACAATTAACTATAGGCTCGAATTATTAGGTTTCTTATCTTTAGAAATACCAGAAGCACCTGGCAACGCCGGAATGAAAGACCAGGTTGCCGCCCTCCGAtggattcaaaataatattgttaagtttGGGGGTGATAAAGGAAGTATTACGATTTTTGGTGAGAGTTCCGGAGCATCGTCTGTTACTTACCATTTGTTATCTCCAATGTCAGAAGGGCTGTTTCACAAAGTGATTGCACAAAGCGGTGTGGCGATTAACGATTGGGCTATTGGCAAAGATTCAAAAGCTAGAGCTTTTCGGGCAGGAAAAATATTAGGGAAAGACACAAATGACGTTCAGGAGTTGCTTACTTTTTTCAGAGGCTTAAATGCGAGCTCTCTTACTAATCTTACTTTTGCCACTTTAACACCAGATGAAATGTACAGAGGTCTTCCAGAGCAATTCATACCTGTAACGGAAAAGAAATTTCCCAATGTCAAAGCGTTTATAGACGAAGATCCCGTAAAAATCCTCGCTCAAAAAAGATTTAAGCCAGTTCCTCTTATGCTTGGCTATAATTCTGGAGAGGGCTTAGTACTCGTTAAAGATCATATAACAAAATTGgatgtttataataaagagCCTTCCTTCTACGTGCCAAGAGAGTTAGCAGAGAGAGTTTCGAGAGAAAAATTAATTGACTTCGgtgatagaattaaaaaattttaCGTCGGCGATAGAAATATAACcgaaaaagatttaaatataatcactgACATGCAAACAGATATGCATTTTGCATATAGCACGCATAGATTCGCGCATTTGTATACTTATACGTGCGGAGTGTCTTATATGTATAGATTCAATTATGAGACagatttaaatatcattaaaatagcTTTAGGTCTTAGAGACCTGAAAGGCGTTAGTCATGCTGATGAACTATTTTACATGTTCTACAATTACCTAAATGAAAAACTGTACAAAAATCAGAAGAATCTGAGAGAGATTGTGTTTAAAGTGACAAAACTTTGGACCGATTTCGCAAAAACTGG TCAACCAACACCTAATAACGACTTGGGAGTCACTTGGCAACCATACACCAGGGACGGAAGAGAATATCTTAACATCGGTGAGCCGATGACAGTGGGTCGATTCGCTGATAAAGAACGAATGGAGCTATGGAATCAAATATATAAGGAATCTGGGGTTCCACATTTGGAATAA
- the LOC113393522 gene encoding carboxylic ester hydrolase-like, with protein MNLFINRNLPNILFNCRFFGTSSAMNNAIVTVKEGKLQGTIQNLPDGTKYYSFKGIPYAQPPIGKLRFKAPKPLMPWNGILKAIDHGPVCPQTDLLTRNILEGSENCLFLNIYTQSLQSDSKIPVMIFIHGGGFQAGSGNSDMLGPEFLIQHNVILVTINYRLEAFGFLCLDIPEVPGNAGLKDQIAAFYWIKNNIAQFGGDPENITIFGESAGGASVTYHMISPIAEGLFQKAIAQSGTFLADWAFQDNAKENAFKIGKYLGNNTNDPYELLELLQSVPSNKLAGITYNIMTQEEKVRGMPMIFTPVVEKEFSDHEAFLNRNPIDMLMSGKIQKIPFLTGYTTGEGLISVPNELKKLEVKNKFPSYFLPKQISMAISEDKAKELGDRIKQFYFENRDITRNDTEQLAIIGGLQLIVYDIYRFLHFYTNVCETVYMYRFNLVSDLNLIKIMLGLEASNGACHADDVFYIFNNINSREQCQEQKILRDHVYMVTKFWSDFAKTGNPTPDDTFNFKWNPYTKSSREYLRIDETLSMGTSDDKIHIDFWNKLFIDAGLPGISKSSL; from the exons atgaatttattcataaacagaAACCTtccgaatattttatttaattgtaggtTTTTTGGTACTTCAAGTGCAATG AATAATGCTATAGTGACAGTAAAAGAAGGAAAATTACAAGGTACTATTCAAAACTTGCCTGATGGGACAAAATACTACAGCTTCAAAGGAATACCATATGCCCAACCTCCTATTGGAAAACTTAGGTTCAAG GCACCTAAGCCCTTGATGCCATGGAATGGGATACTAAAAGCAATAGACCATGGCCCAGTATGCCCCCAGACTGATCTTCTAACTCGGAATATTTTAGAAGGCAGTGAAAATTGTCTCTTTCTGAATATCTACACACAATCACTACAATCAGATTCTAAAATACCAgttatgatttttattcatGGAGGAGGATTTCAAGCCGGATCTGGAAATTCCGACATGCTCGGTCCAGAGTTTTTAATTCAacataatgttattttggtGACTATTAATTATAGGTTAGAGGCTTTTGGTTTTTTGTGTCTTGATATTCCAGAAGTACCCGGTAATGCTGGCCTAAAAGATCAGATTGCAGCATTTTATtggattaaaaataacattgccCAGTTTGGGGGTGATCCAGAAAACATTACTATTTTTGGAGAAAGCGCTGGTGGTGCATCAGTCACATACCACATGATATCTCCTATAGCCGAAGGACTATTTCAAAAAGCGATAGCACAAAGTGGAACATTCTTAGCAGATTGGGCATTTCAAGATAATGCTAAAGAAAATGCTTTCAAAATCGGAAAATATTTAGGCAACAACACCAATGATCCTTACGAACTACTGGAGTTGTTACAAAGCGTACCAAGTAATAAATTAGCAggaataacatataatataatgacgCAAGAAGAAAAGGTGAGAGGAATGCCGATGATTTTTACTCCTGTTGTTGAAAAAGAATTTTCGGATCATGAAGCATTCCTTAATAGAAATCCTATTGATATGCTAATGTCaggaaaaattcaaaaaattccGTTTTTAACTGGTTATACAACTGGAGAAGGATTAATATCAGTGCCTAATGAATTGAAAAAATTGGAAGTTAAAAATAAGTTCCCATCATATTTTTTGCCAAAACAAATAAGTATGGCAATATCAGAGGATAAGGCAAAAGAATTAGGTGATCGCATAAAGCAATTCTATTTTGAAAACAGAGATATCACACGAAATGACACTGAACAATTAGCAATCATTGGAGGACTTCAATTAATTGTATATGACATTTATAGATTTCTTCATTTCTATACTAATGTATGTGAAACAGTTTACATGTATAGATTTAACTTGGTATCAgatttgaatttgataaaaataatgttaggaTTGGAAGCTTCCAACGGTGCTTGTCATGCAGATGACGTATTCTAcatctttaataatatcaatagtaGAGAACAATGTCAAGAACAGAAGATATTAAGGGACCATGTATATATGGTCACAAAATTTTGGTCCGATTTTGCTAAAACtgg AAACCCGACTCCAGAtgatacatttaatttcaaatggaATCCATACACAAAATCGAGCAGAGAGTATTTGCGTATAGATGAAACATTGTCCATGGGAACAAGTGATGATAAAATTCATATAGATTTTTGGAATAAACTGTTTATTGATGCTGGACTGCCCGGTATTAGTAAAAGTAGTTTGTAA